The nucleotide sequence ATAGCCGACAACGTTCTGAATTTTTTCGGCAAGCTTCTTAATGGTGACTTCCTGTCCCGAACCGATATTGACAATTTCGCTGTGGTTATAGTTTTGCATAAGAAAAATGCAGGCGTCGGCACAATCATCCGAATAGAGAAATTCCCGGCGGGGTGAACCCGTTCCCCAGATCGTTACCGACGGTGTCTTGTTGACTTTAGCTTCGTGAAAACGACGAAGCAGGCCGGGAAGGACATGGGAATTATCGGGGTGATAATTGTCCCCGGGGCCATAAAGATTTGTGGGCATTACACTGATAAAATTCGTTCCGTATTGACGATTATAGCTTTGACACATCACAATGCCGGCGATTTTTGCAAGGGCATAAGGAGCATTGGTCGGTTCCAGTACGCCGGTGAGAAGCGCGCTTTCGGGCATGGGTTGCGGTGCAAATTTAGGGTAAATACACGATGACCCCAGAAAACAGAGCTTCTTTGCGTTGTATTTCCAGGAACAATTGACGATATTGTTCTGTATCTGAAGGTTGCTGTAGGCAAATTCGGCAGGAAAGGTATTGTTTGCAACGATACCACCCACCTTTGCAGCGGCCAGGAAAACATAGTCGGGCCGCTCGGTATGGAACATGTGGTCTACTGCAGCCTGGTTGGTAAGTTCAAGCTCCTTGTGAGTCTTAAGAACAAGGCCGGTATATCCCCGAGTTCTCAGCCGGCGTACGATAGCCGATCCAACCAGTCCACGGTGACCGGCAACATAAATAACGGCATTTTTTTCCATTGTTAGTCTTTCCGATACTCGTGATAAATAAAGTCAATACTTACGTATTGTACATTTATGAAATGGTTATATCAAAAAAATATACATTCACAGGGGATTGCTTAGAGAAATGAGGCATTCAATCTGACCGATACGACCGGGCCTATCCGGTTACCCAGGGGATGTTTTTGTATTCTTTTGGGTACATCGAGATGGACGGGACCGGCTTCAACCATAACGGTGCTTTGTATATGGTCGGTCCAGATTGGAGATATAAAGGGGATTTTAAACATGAAATAAAGGTCTGTATGGGCGGGGGCGTTAAATGTCTCAAGGGAATGGTCGGGAAGATGTTTGTACCCGAGGGTCACCGGACCGACCGCCTGAAGTGACAGGGCTGCAACAATTGATTGGTTGTCTTGTTTACCAAGGGTGAGGTCCATACCGAGATTCCAGGGGACATTAAGCCGTTCTTTATCACCCGAAACAAAATAATGACCATTGGCCCACAGGTCCAGCGAGATCATGGGAAATGAAATATCATAAGAAATGGCGCCGCCGACCGATGAAATTTTGTCTTCGGAAGGCTCCTGACGGATGATCACCGGACTGCCTGAAGTGTCGAGTATCTCCCATAGCTGGTTCTGATTGTAGTCATACCAGGCTTTGCATTCAAAGGGGAAGAGCAGGGTATCGGCATAGAAAAGCGAACCGTGGAAAGCGAGGCCGTGAAAGCCTGTATAGTGATAACAGATTGTATCGGAGAATGCGGTAAACTCATAGTTTTCGTCTCTGGGGAAATAATCCCACAGAAAAGCTGTTTCGACTGTGAATCGAGGTGATAGTTGCGCGCCGCTTTTCACCTCAGCCTCAGGCTGTCCATTTTCATATATCCCTGCTTTGGCATTCCAGAAAAAGGGGTCCGCCGCGGTATCGGCAAAAGCTGCTTTGAGATTCGTTGCCGGAGTAAGGCGGGGTGTCGAATTGAAAGTTAATGAACCCACATACTCATCGGCAAAGGGCTGTTTCCATGCAGCAGATATGCGGGGATAAATAATTTCTTCGGGAGTCTGGTGGTCGTAATACCAGTTTTGAAAATCGGCGGCGATTGCAATGTCGGTACGGGCGAAATCAAAATCAAAGGAAAGGAAATGTTCGGTTGCGTATCCCGATCGATGGAGGGGAGTGAAATAGTAGGGGGTAGCGCCCCAGTAGCCGTACTTTTTCAGGCTCCCCTCGGCATACAGGGCTTGGCCGGCATACCGATAGGCGCCGGTAATATCTTTGACAAGACCTTCATCGTAATATTTCATCGGCTGCCCGTCGGAATCCGGATAGGCCCCCCACAGGGAGTTGAACCGGTCGGAATACTGGTCGAAATAGCGATATCGGGCAAGCAGTGAAACCGGCGCCTTTGGAATATTCCAGCTAATTCCGATGTTATCGAAATGGTCCCGTTGAGGTCCGGTGAGATTGAGAAGGTTATCGCCGACTTCAGCGCCGACCCGCATCCAGAGTGAGACATGCGCCGAGGTGTCGTAGCGGGAGAAAAGAGTGCTTTCGCTCGATGATGAATCAAAGAGGGACCTGATGGAGCGTCGGTCAAAAACATCGGCATAAAGGACCGAATAGGCGTCGGGGGTGTTGAGCGGGAATTCATGGTTATAATGCACTTCATTAACACCGTCCAGCGGTATAACATATACAGGAGTATTATCGGCGGACGGAACCGTGATGAAAACAATTGCCGGATAAATGAAGGCGAAGATAGTTCGCAATGCAGTATTCATAGATCAGATGTGTACTCCCACGGTAAATGAAATACTCGTGTAGCTAAAAGGATGAGGAGAAGAAAAGATCCGGGTATAGCCCGCCGGCAGGGAGAACTCCAATTTGTTGAAACGGAACGAGGGTTCAATGCCAACCAGAGCACCGAATTCGCTTTCCCACGTTGCCATAAGATCGAGGTTGCGCACAATCGATTCATCGGAAATATGAATGGTGGTGGAGGTAACCCCGATGCGTGGTCGGAGCAAGACATTATTGGCGATTTTTATGGTGTAGCAGAGCGAAAGCGAGGGGTGAAAAATTGTATAGTCGAAGGATTCGATATTTTTCGATTTGATTTTTCCGGCTTCCAGGGCGATTCTGAAAATGAAATTGTTTGTATAGGTCGGCAGGTCCACCAGGAGTCCGCCGGTGATATAAGGAGCCCACTCATGGGCAAGTTCACCCACGGGGTATCGATAGGTTACCGCCGGTTTTAAGGCAATAATAAAGGGTCGGGCGTCTTCTGTAAGAGCATCAGCGGTGGTGTCCGGTTCACCAAAAAGGGAGCACACATATCCTGAAACAATACAGAAATAAAAAAGATAACACCAGGGAGAGAGTTTAACCGATAGGTGGTCGTTCACAACACGATACCGCCGTATGTTAAGGAATAAAAGCACCTTATGGGCATAAAAACTATTTTAGATATAATCAATATATATTGTGACATTTATCGGCACGAATGATATTCTTATTGAGAACAAGCAAAGTTGGAGAAGACCATGAAAAATGCGGTAATAATTATTTGTCTTTTTTTAGTCATACTACCATTCAGCGGAGAAAGTGTGCAGCTCGAAAACTGGCGTCTTCCCTGGTATAAAATTGCTCAGGAACTGGGAGAGCTTCAGCAATCGCCCAGCGGTATGTTCTGGGACGACCTGACCTGGGTATCGCCTTCTTTTGCTCCCGGTTTGTGGCCCGATACGCAGGCTTACAAAAAAGACCACTGGACCCTGGAGCCGTCCGCGTCGCTTTCGGCAAACAATGTGGAGTATGTCGACGGGAACAATTATTTCTGGACCTTTGATATTCTCAACGATATCAAATACAAGAGGTTTACTGCACGGCAAACACTTGATGTCGATTCCCGGTACAGTAATGATCCGACCTATTATTGGAAAGATGACCGGATTGCCGCAGGGCGGATCGAGGAGGCCTATTTGCAGTACACCGGCAAATATGGAATGTTCAGGTTTGGAAGGCTCAAAAGAAACTGGGGGCCCTTTGTGGATCGGAGTCTGCTCCTTTCCAACAATGCCCATTCCTTTGACGCCTTCGAGTGGCAGATTTTCTCGAGCATTTTTGAGTTCAGACACATGTTCGCTTCCTTTGTCTACCCGTGGAACCATTTTTATTCGGTCGATTTTGATAACTACAATCCCGCGGCAACACCGGAATACAATCGATATTTCAGCGCCCATTCACTCAATTTCATGATCGGCGAGTGGGCGACGTTGGGAATCACCGAAACGATCATCTTTTCACGGAGGAACCAGTTTCCCGATTTGCAATATCTCAATCCCTTTTCTATTTACACCGTTACCAATACCAATATGGAAGGGAGCGGTAATCTGATCGTGGGACTTCAGTGGAAAGTCCATCCCTTTACCAAAAAGGTGTCCCTTCTCGGGCAGGTGGCTTTCGACGACATTCAGGTGGATAACGAGGGCGCCGGCGATCAGGAGCCGACCCACTGGGGGATCGATGTCGCCGGGCACTGGCACAATCCTTTGCCGGTCCGGGCGGCCCAGGCGTTGTCCCTCGAGTACTCCTACGGCTCCCGGTGGCTGTATACGGTGGCCGATGCCAATGCCAATCAGGGAGAGCGGTATATCTATATGGGAAAGAGCCTCGGGCGACCGACGATCGACGGCGATCTGCTCGGCCTGTCATTCACGCTGGTTCCCGAAAACTACTGGGCGGCAACCCTGGGCATTCGATATGAACGCCGGGGGCTCAACACGCCCAAATCCCGGTGGTCGGAGTATGAGGGATACGACTCCACGAGCAATGTGCTGAATTACCGTCCCGAACCGCCCCTTTCCACACGCGACAATCTGGACCGTATTCTTACCCTTTCTCTCGATGCCCGGGGTTATTTTCGTGATTTTGCCGACATACGACTCGGATTTGCCAATAAATTAATTCAGAAAACCGAAAAGGGGATAAAGGGTGATTTTGAATATGAGCCGGAAGTACATGTTACCATTACCGCTCATTATTCCAATTTTTTTCTTTCGTTACCCGATAAATAACCGAAATTTAGATGCAAAGGATCATAAAGAGTTATATTTTATTATAAGCACTTGTAAGCAAAAGCACTACGAGTATATCGACCATCCGCGCAAAGCCTTTTTGTGCCCAGTGTATTAACGCTTAGAGGGGCGTTAAAATCCAACAATATTAATTTTAAAAATACACAATGGTTTAATCGTTTCAGAAAACTATTTAATTGAAAGCTGTTCCGGCATATCATGCAAAAATTTCAGAATCCTCGAAAGTTTTTCGGTCCCAGGGAGCCAGCCTCACCACCTCCCGAGTCGGATAATAAAGTGAGGGGAAAGCTCTTTTTTATCATTGTAATAGCTTTTCTGGTGAGTGTCGTGTCTCTTGGCACTGGCGGTATGTGGTTCCTTTACCGGATGTACCAGACCCTACCAACGCTTGAGCAGATGGAAAATATCGAACCTTCGCTGGTTTCCAAAGTCCTTGCCCGGGACAGTTCGGTTATTCACGAATTCAGTATCGAGCGGCGATTCTGGATGCCGCTTGAGAAGATACCGCAGAATCTTCAGGATGCGGTTGTGGCTATCGAAGACCGTCGGTTCTATTCACATTGGGGCATCGATATCAAACGAATAGTCAGTGCTGTTATGGTTGATGTCCTTCGCCGGAAATTTGCCCAGGGAGCATCCACGATAACCCAGCAGCTGGCCCGTAACCTTTATCTTACCTCCCGGCGTTCGCTTATTCGGAAGGTCCGTGAGGCAATTACCGCCGTTCAAATCGAAAATTATTATACCAAGCCCGAAATCCTGGAACTTTATCTTAATCAGGTCTATCTTGGCGCCGGCGTGTATGGAGTCGAAGCTGCTGCGCAACAGTATTTCAGTAAGACAGTGTCGGATTTGACGCTTAATGAATGCGCGGTGTTGGCGGGAACAATTCAGCTTCCCGAGTACTACCGTCCCGACAAGGAAAAAAATCTGAAGCGAATTACGATACGGAGAAATTCCGTTTTACGGGCAATGAGAAAAATGGGTTTTATCGAAAAAGATGCTGCTGTGGCAACAATCGAGGATACCATTCCCAGTGATCCCCAGAAGCGCTCATCGAAAGTAGCTCCCTATTTTGTTGAAATGGTCAGGAAAAGAGTGATTCGTGAATATGGCGAAGATCTTCTGTACAACGGTGGGCTAACTATTCATACTACCCTCGATCCTATGGGGCAGGACTCCCTGGAAGTATCAGCAAAACGTCATCTGGCAACACTGCAGAAGCGGCTCAATCGGATGTTTCTTGACAGTTCGAGGGCATACAAGAAACTGGGAATTTCCTACCGTGATTTTCTGGATAATTTCGATTCGCTCTACGCAGCACATAAAGAAGAATTCAAAGACTTGCCGGATTCGGCAAAACTTCGGCTCGCCCAGACAGCGGTTATTGCACTTGATGTTGAAACCGGGGCGATTTTGGCGTTGAAAGGCGGACGGAGCTTTAATGAAACCAAGTTTAACCGGGTTACTCAGTCGCTTCGACAGCCGGGGTCCGCATTCAAGCCCTTTGTTTATACTGCAGCTTTGAGTAACGGCTATACTGCAGCCTCTGTTGTACTCGACCAACCTATCACGCTCGAAACTTCCGAAGGAGACTGGCGGCCCGAGAATTATGATAAGGAATTTCTGGGGCCGATAACGGTCAGAGAGGCGCTCCGCAAGTCGGTTAATTTAGTGGCCATTCAGGTTTTTAACGATATAGGCCCCCAAACAGTGATCGAGTGCGCACGGCGCATGGGACTTAAACATAATATGCAGCCGGTTCCCTCACTTGCTATTGGGTCCTGTGAAGTGACTCCCATTGAAATAACCGCAGCCTATGCGGTCTACCCTCATCTGGGGAAATGGGTAAAACCCTTTTGTATCGAAAAAATAGTCGACAAAAACGGCAAAGTCCTCCAGGAACATGTTGCCGAAGCCCATCAGATAATTTCTCCCCAGCTCGCCTTTGTGATGAGCGATCTTTTACGTGAAGTTGTGCAGCGGGGAACAGGTGCTTCAATACCTCGTCGTGGATTTAATCGTACAGCCGGGGGAAAGACCGGGACCACCAACGATTACTCCGATGCCTGGTTTGTGGGATTTACTCCTCAGATCGCCTGTGGCGTATGGGTTGGTGTTGATGAACGGCGGACAATGGGATATGTCACCGGCGCCAAAGGCGCAATACCGATCTGGGTTCCCACCATGATGGGGCTTCATGAATCATTACCGGCAAAAGGATTTTCACGACCGCCAGGAGTAGTAACCGCAAAAATATGTAATAAGTCGCACAAACGTGCCGGTCGGTATTGCTCGGATATTTCCACCGAATATTTTATCGCAGGGAATCTTCCGGAACAATGTGATATCCATGTTCTAAGGAAGCCCGGCCAGCGACGTCCCGGACAGGACATGTTCGGCACTCCTCGCCGGCGCAGTACCGAAAAGAAGAAGCGGCCACTGATGTTTTAGAAATTTACTCGGCCTCTTCCTCTTTTTCCAGGACCTTCTCCGGAGGAGCTTCATCAGGACAGCCATCATTATCCATGTAGCCATTTTTTGTTTCAGGTTTCCCCGGGCATTTATCCGAGCCTGTGCATATTTGAGAGAACCTGGATCCCCTGTTCTGTTCCGATACCCATGAGTCGCATACGCCATCATTGTCATTGTCCGGGTCAGGACAGCCATCCCGGTCTTGAAACCCATCATTATCCTCGGGTTTATGACTGCACTCATCATCGGCGTCATAAATGCCGTCAAGATCATTATCGTAATCGGGACAACCATCCCAATCTTCAAATTCATCGATATCTTCTCTCAGATCAGGACATTTATCTTCATTATCGGCAATTTTGTCCCCGTCCGAATCGATATATATCTCTTTCCGGTCGGCATCGCTCATGAGGCCGATATCGGCGCCGTCTTTGCCGACACCTTTCATAGGGGTAGTGACACTCTGGAGATAATTATAGGTATCCATATTCGATGCAAGGAATTGAGGGTCGCGATATTTATTTGATTTGTCAATAACTGCATAGTGACTGTGCTGCTGACGGTTGCCAAAAAAATTATTATAAATAATTCTCGACCGCTTTGAGTCCATATCCACATATATTCCATAAAGCTTGTTGCCGAACAGAATGTTGTTTTGTACCAATACCGCGCTTTTCCGGGCAAGGACAAGACCTGAGTATCCATTTTCGGCAATGATGTTATGCTCGATGGCGATATTGGTTCCATGGGCCACGAGTTCACAATAAATGCCGGTCCATTTATTGCGGGAAATAATATTGTTGCGGATTTCGGGAAGCGATATCAGGCAATGGATTCCGGTGTGATTGTTTCTGATAATATTATGCTCGACAACCGTGTTGGTGTTTTCGCACAGAATGCCGGTACGACCTTTTTCTATTGTAAAATGGCGGATTGAAGAGTAGTTGACCCCTTTTACCACCGGACGGGACCATTTTGCTCTGATGATGGTTTTTTCCCTGTCCTGACCCACGAGTGTTACGTATTCTTTCAACACTATGTTTTCTTTATAGATTCCGTTGAGGACATAAACGGTATCGCCGTCTTCGGCTTTATCAATTGCTCTTTGGATTGTGGGGGCATCCTTTGGCACGATTATCTTTCTTCCGGTATTAGCAGAAACCGCCCACAGGATGCAGATTAAAATCAGACCAGAAAAATGTCCTTTTTTCATTGATGACCTCTCATTTCACTTAAACGTTTGTTCACTGCATTCCGGTGAAACGCCGTATAACAGGATAATAACAATCTTTCTAATAATATGGCTCTATCAGGTAAATTAACTTATAGAGATGATTTTTCACAAAAAGATTTTTTCGCTACCGGGTCCGCATTGCTTCCCTTAGCCGAATGACCTATTTTATCATTGGTGCAAAAGAATCCCGTTCCCATAATCATAGTACCATATTCAACAGTCGAAAAACAGGGATAAATGGTTTAATCTTTTTGAGAAGAAAAGGCGGATTTTATAATGAGCGACAGTTTTAGAGACAGCAATTTTTTGTTGCAGAACAAAACAGCAATTGAGCTGTACCATACTCATGCATCGGACCTGCCAATTATCGATTATCACAGTCACCTGCCGCCGGATCAGATAGCAGAAGATAAAAAGTTTTCAAATCTTACAGAAATTTGGCTCTATGGCGACCATTATAAATGGCGTCAGATGAGAACGAATGGTATCGATGAACGATTTTGTACCGGTGATGCTTCTGATTGGGAGAAGTTTGAAGCCTGGGCAAAAACAGTGCCCGCAACCATAAAAAATCCCCTTTATCATTGGACCCATCTCGAGCTGAAACACCCTTTCGGTATTGCAGACAGGCTCCTGAATGCCGAGACGGCAAAGGATATCTGGGAAGAATGTAACGAAAAGCTTGCTTCCGATGAATTTTCCGCGCGTGGAATATTGAAACAAATGAATGTTGAAGTGCTCTGCACGACTGACGATCCTAGCGATTCGCTGGAACATCACAAAAAAATAAAAGAAGATAAGTCCTTTAATATCAAAGTGTTTCCTACATTTCGTCCCGACAAAGCCATGGCTGTCGAGAATCCGCAAAATTTTAATGCATGGGTTGATCGACTGGCACAAAGCGCTGATATGGAAATATCCACCTATTCCGATTTGGTAGATTTAATAAGAAAACGGCACGATTTTTTCCATTCGCTGGGATGCAGATTGTCCGATCATGGCTTGGAGACTGCTTATGCAGAAGATTACACCGATTCTGAGGTAGAAAAGATTTTCTCCAAAATTCGAGGCGGTAAGACATTGGAATCAGATGAAATAGCAAAGTTCAAGTCTGCCATGTTGTATGAGTTCGGGATTATGGATTTTGAGAAAGGCTGGACACAGCAATTACATCTCGGTGCACTTCGGAATAACAATACACGGCTCTTCAAAGCACTTGGGCCGGATACCGGTTTCGATTCGATTGGTGACTTTGAAATTGCCCGTCCCCTTTCACGCTTTCTCGACCGGCTGGATAAAGAAAACAAACTTCCAAAAACGATTTTGTATAATCTCAATCCTCGAGATAATGAATTGATTGCAACGATGATCGGAAACTTTCAGGACGGCTCAGTTCCGGGAAAGATGCAATTTGGGAGCGGTTGGTGGTTTCTCGATCAGAAGTCGGGAATTGAGGCTCACATTGATACCCTTTCAAATCTGAGCTTATTGAGTCGGTTTGTAGGCATGCTGACCGATTCACGGAGTTTTCTTTCATTTCCTCGACATGAATATTTCAGGCGAATCGTATGTAATATTCTGGGTACCGATATTGAAAACGGATTACTGCCCCGGGATATGTATCTGATTGGAAATTTAGTCAAGGATGTTTGTTATCGGAATGCGCGTTCTTATTTCGGTTTTCCAATTGCATAACTGAAATATTGCACACTAAGACCGGGAGTTAAAGATATTTGTTTTTTCCCCTGTTACCTATTGCATAATATAGAGAAGAGGGGTATATTTACCACTATGATGGATTAAGGTGGAGTAGGTTGCTTAAGCGCTTGAGCAAGGTGCTCTACTTTGTCAAATATTAAAAAAGAGAGAAGCATATATGGCACAAAGCCCTGATCAGGTGCATGATGATAGTGATCAGTTGCGCGGGAGAATAGCTGAACTCGAAAAGAAAGTCGAAAAGCTTCAGGCGGAAAACGAAACTTTCGTTAAAGAAAGTCGTTTATTTCATGCGGTAATGAATAACATTCCTGATGCGGTCTTTTTTAAGGACCGGGATGGACGGTTTATTCGGGTCAACAATGCATGGGCTTCGAAACGGGAAGGACTCACGCCGGAGCAGGCTATAGGCGCAACCGTTTTTGATTATTTTCCCGAGGAAAACGCACGCCGGATTCATGATGACGATGAAGACATTGTAAAAAGAGGCAAGCTTTTTGTCGGTTTGATCGAGAATCTGGGTGATGAGGAAAACCCGGAATGGGTATCCACAACCAAGTTGCCACTTCGGGATGAAAACAACAATGTTATCGGTACATTTGGTATCTCAAGAGATATTACGGAACTCAAAAAAGCCGAAGATGCTATTGAAAAGGAACGGAACCTTCTTTACACTCTCATCGATAATCTTCCTGATACGATTTTTTTCAAAGACAGAGAGAGCCAGTTTATAATTAACAATAAGGCGCATATGGAATTGCTCGGGGTAAGCAAGCAGTCCGAATGTGTCGGAAAGACCGATTTTGAGTTTTTCCCCGGGGAACTTGCAGCTCGGTATTTTGCCGATGAGCAGGTTGTCTTGCAGACCGGACGGCCCATTGTGAACCGGCAGGAACCCAAACGCACTCATGAAGGTTCGGAAGGATGGTTATCGACTAATAAAGTGGCGGTCAAGGACAATGACGGCAATATTATTGGACTGGTGGGGATCAGCCGCGATATTACTGAACATCGGAGAATCGAACAGGCTCTGGAAAAAGAACGGACCCTTCTGCGAACACTGATCGACAATATGCCCGACTTTATCTTTATTAAAGATAAAGAAAGCCGTTTTATTGTCAACAATAAAGCTCATCTCAAGGTGCTCGGAGCTTCGGGTCAGGATGAAGTTCTGGGTAAAACCGATTTTGATATTTTTCCTAAAGAACTTGCAACCCGGTATTTTTCCGATGAACAGGTGGTGATTCAGACCGGAAGGTCGATTATTGATAGAGAGGAGCCTGCCCGGCTTGGAGAACAAACGCTTACCTGGCTGTCCACCACAAAAGTGCCACTCTATGATACAAAAAAACAGATTGTGGGACTGGTTGGCATAAGCAGGGATATTACCGAACGAAAGCAATTTGAAGAAGCGCTTCAGAAGGCGGTTGAAGAGCGGACTGCCGATCTTAAAGATGCCAATGAACGTCTTGAATTACGTCTTGCACAGCTCAGGTTTCTCAATACCTCATCCTATGAGCTTGCCCAGTTCATCCAGCTTAGTGAGCTTGGCCTGGCAGTGATAAATGCATTTATGTCCCGTTTTCCGGACGCTGAAGCAAGCCTGTGTATACGGCAAAACAAAGTATTTAAGTATCTCAACGGGGCGAATGTTTTTAAAAGTCCGGGGCAGCGAAAAGCTTCAGAAAAAGCACTTATTCCCTTTCAAAAAACCGAATTGCACAGTCCCTTTTGTGTTGAAGAATGGTCTCAGGAAGAGCATATTTCTCAGCTTGCCTGGCCCGAGGAATTAAAACGATTTCCATGTTATCTGGCCATTCCGCTTCTGACCGACAACAGAGCGCTGGGAATTATTCAGATCTTTACGGAAAAAAAATTCCTGAGTATTTTCGAACGTGAAAAGCCTGTTTTGACTACTCTTGCTGCCCAGGCAGCCGTCTGCCTGAGCAACGCAATTCATTACAAGGAGTTGGGAGAGCGTGCCCGGCTTCAGGGTGAACTCGATGCCGCCCGGTCGATACAACAGCGGTTTACCCCCCACGAGAAGCCTTCAATACCTCACGTCGATATCAAAGGTGTTTATTACCCTGCCTATGAAGTAGGCGGCGATTACCTCGATTATTTTCCAAACGAAAACGGCGACTGGGTAGTTGTTATTGCCGATGTCTGCGGAAAGGGTATTCCGGCCGCACTTTTTATGACAATGCTCCGGAGTGCTTTCCGGGCTGTGGCAAAAAATGTCAGTTCCGCCAAAACACTTTTGTGCCTGGTGAATGAAGCAATGATGGCTAATCTGGACGATAAATCTTTTGTTACCGCTCTTTGCTTTATAATCAGTAAAGACGGTTCCAGTATGAGTTATGCCCGGGCAGGACATCCGATGCTCCTGAAATTGCGCGGCAAGGGTGAGGAGCCTGATGTAATTAAAAGTAATGGCCTGGCTCTTGGCTTGCTCTCCGATCCGGAAACGTTTGCATCGATGATCGATGAGATCACCATGCCTCTGAATGAGGGCAGCAGATTTCTGATTTATACCGATGGGCTTACTGAAGCTACCGATCCGGTGAAGAACAGCTATGGATCGCAACGTCTTCATAGTCTTCTTGCAGAAGATGGAGATCTGGGACCTGATAAGCTGATCGAAAAAATCATGGAAGACGTCAGCAATTTTACTCAGGACAGTCCGTATCACGATGATCTCACGATCCTTGCCATGAAGGTCGATGGACGCAGGGAGAAGGCGGAACTGAATCAAAACGGTTCTTAAATAGGTAGCTGATTCGGGAAGCGAATATTACAACGATTGAGGATTTTTAAAAAATAAAAAAAAAGTTGCAAAGTATTGAGCAATATCGTATCTTATAAGCCAAGGAAAGGTACATAATGTTTACAAACAACACGCAGCTCCTCAATACCATTCTCAACATAAGTCTAGTGGGCCTTGTGGTGGTTATTGTGAATTCCAAAGGAGGAGCGGTGCTGTAATTATTGACGAACATAAGAAATTTCAAAGCCCGCTCCTCAAAAAGGAGCGGGCTTTTTTTATTATTTCCCTTCTTTCTTGATTCAACAGGAAAGAATCTGGTATTTTATCACCTTTCGTTTCAGCAAAACTATTATATAATTATGCAACGGAATGCTGGAAGAAAGAA is from Chitinivibrionales bacterium and encodes:
- a CDS encoding PAS domain-containing protein — protein: MAQSPDQVHDDSDQLRGRIAELEKKVEKLQAENETFVKESRLFHAVMNNIPDAVFFKDRDGRFIRVNNAWASKREGLTPEQAIGATVFDYFPEENARRIHDDDEDIVKRGKLFVGLIENLGDEENPEWVSTTKLPLRDENNNVIGTFGISRDITELKKAEDAIEKERNLLYTLIDNLPDTIFFKDRESQFIINNKAHMELLGVSKQSECVGKTDFEFFPGELAARYFADEQVVLQTGRPIVNRQEPKRTHEGSEGWLSTNKVAVKDNDGNIIGLVGISRDITEHRRIEQALEKERTLLRTLIDNMPDFIFIKDKESRFIVNNKAHLKVLGASGQDEVLGKTDFDIFPKELATRYFSDEQVVIQTGRSIIDREEPARLGEQTLTWLSTTKVPLYDTKKQIVGLVGISRDITERKQFEEALQKAVEERTADLKDANERLELRLAQLRFLNTSSYELAQFIQLSELGLAVINAFMSRFPDAEASLCIRQNKVFKYLNGANVFKSPGQRKASEKALIPFQKTELHSPFCVEEWSQEEHISQLAWPEELKRFPCYLAIPLLTDNRALGIIQIFTEKKFLSIFEREKPVLTTLAAQAAVCLSNAIHYKELGERARLQGELDAARSIQQRFTPHEKPSIPHVDIKGVYYPAYEVGGDYLDYFPNENGDWVVVIADVCGKGIPAALFMTMLRSAFRAVAKNVSSAKTLLCLVNEAMMANLDDKSFVTALCFIISKDGSSMSYARAGHPMLLKLRGKGEEPDVIKSNGLALGLLSDPETFASMIDEITMPLNEGSRFLIYTDGLTEATDPVKNSYGSQRLHSLLAEDGDLGPDKLIEKIMEDVSNFTQDSPYHDDLTILAMKVDGRREKAELNQNGS